One region of Seriola aureovittata isolate HTS-2021-v1 ecotype China chromosome 15, ASM2101889v1, whole genome shotgun sequence genomic DNA includes:
- the endou2 gene encoding uridylate-specific endoribonuclease B has product MIESDRELSAMVQELWDNDINRLKPGKDYRISLQGKAGDSMAVNDNNDGAGYPLFTFVNENIFKKETFLAFISLLDNYESDTGEPEIVTPEEVAENHKFLDSIIQTPTMKIAHKYLVEKHLSPENETQFKEQLYRIWFELYARRGSSRPDSSGFEHVFVGETRGGRTVIGFHNWIQLYLQEKLGHIDYKGYSVNANSPKPDENKHILALQFSWKNGIKPKGSIFIGVSPEFEFALYTLCFLTSPNERVKVQFSFYDVEIVCHHYNQKHIGTTYPVLLRYQNP; this is encoded by the exons ATGAttgagagtgacagagagctGTCGGCCATGGTGCAGGAGCTATGGGACAACGATATCAACAGACTCAAACCTGGAAAAGACTACAGGATCTCTCTGCAG gGAAAAGCTGGAGACAGCATGGCCGTCAACGACAACAATGATGGAGCAGGATATCCTCTTTTCACATTTGTCAACgagaacattttcaaaaaggaaaCCTTTTTag CCTTTATCTCACTGTTGGATAACTATGAGAGTGACACCGGCGAGCCAGAAATTGTAACCCCCGAGGAGGTGGCAGAGAACCACAAGTTCCTGGACTCCATCATTCAGACTCCCACCATGAAG aTAGCCCATAAATACCTGGTAGAGAAGCACCTCTCTCCTGAGAATGAGACACAGTTCAAGGAGCAGCTGTACAGGATCTGGTTTGAACTTTATGCGAGGAGAGGATCCAGCAG GCCAGACTCTTCAGGGTTTGAACATGTGTTTGTAGGAGAGACAAGAGGAGGACGGACTGTCATCGGCTTTCACAACTGGATCCAGCTCTACCTACAAGAAAAGCTGGGACACATCGATTACAAAGGCTACAGCGTCAATGCAAATTCACCCAAG cccGACGAGAACAAACACATCCTGGCACTACAGTTCAGCTGGAAGAACGGTATAAAGCCCAAGGGCAGCATCTTCATCGGCGTCAGTCCAGAGTTCGAGTTCGCCCTCTACACTCTCTGTTTCCTCACCTCGCCCAATGAGCGTGTCAAAGTCCAGTTCAGTTTCTACGATGTGGAGATTGTTTGCCACCACTACAACCAAAAGCACATAGGCACCACTTACCCTGTGCTCCTCAGGTACCAGAACCCATGA